A window from Malassezia japonica chromosome 1, complete sequence encodes these proteins:
- the ubp10 gene encoding Ubiquitin carboxyl-terminal hydrolase 10 (MEROPS:MER0064621; BUSCO:EOG09262QL6; EggNog:ENOG503NXX3; COG:O) — protein MSAAARTDGAPAPKRARTSALSADIKENEAQPSADAAAEELGAEDWARLARDAETESVPVRRDLYLDTINRNLLDFDFEKLCSVSLSNVNIYACLVCGKYFQGRGKKTHAYFHSINDEHHVFMNLETAKVYVLPDNYEVQDPSFSDIQYQLSLTFTEKQIAQLDAPDAPLSRGLDAQTYLPGFVGLNNISHNDAMNVVIQALVHVPPLRNYFLRGGVPRAARGKVDVRGASTVSEAAGELAHSTELVQRFATLVRRIWNPHGFKGQVSPHEFLQEVANASQGRFKLTEQGDPVEFLGWLLNRLHMDLAGSASAARKRPTIITRCFQGGVRVESQNVIVRTGLEDEVVDKLDHDGRRSGGQQDESGRAKFNINKEIKVDVSPFLLLAIDLPPAPVFQDVAEENIIPQVPISHVLAKYDGETFQESNGVIRRYHLTKLPPYLILHYRRFTKNRFVEERNPTIVNFPTVGLDLRDYVQAPPPDEPTIGTVYNLLSNITHEATPGTVRENSVWHSQVHTRTDGATDAKEAAPGEERWFQMQDLIVEDVNKQMLFLGESYIQIWERAGAVPEVERDAQRLVLPRQKHSASKKV, from the exons ATGAGTGCAGCCGCACGCACGGAcggtgcgcccgcgccgaaaCGTGCACGCACGTCCGCGCTCAGCGCGGACATCAAAGAGAATGAAGCGCAACCATCTGCGGATGCAGCTGCCGAAGAACTCGGCGCGGAAGACtgggcgcgcctcgcccggGACGCCGAGACAGAAAGCGTgcctgtgcgccgcgacctgtACCTCGACACG ATCAACCGGAACCTGCTCGACTTTGACTTTGAGAAACTGTGCTCTGTGTCTCTGTCCAATGTAAACATTTACGCATGCCTCGTATGCGGCAAGTACTTCCAAGGCCGGGGCAAAAAGACGCATGCCTACTTTCACTCGATCAACGACGAGCACCACGTCTTTATGAACCTAGAGACGGCGAAGGTATACGTCCTTCCGGACAATTACGAGGTGCAAGACCCGTCGTTTTCCGATATCCAGTACCAGCTGTCGCTCACGTTTACAGAGAAGCAAATTGCccagctcgatgcgccggaTGCGCCACTTTCACGCGGCCTGGACGCGCAGACGTACCTGCCTGGCTTTGTGGGCCTGAACAACATTAGCCACAACGATGCGATGAATGTCGTGATCCAGGCGCTGGTCCAtgtgccgccgctgcgcaactACTTCCTTCGGGGCGGTGTgccccgcgcggcgcgcggcaaggTCGATGTGCGCGGAGCATCGACCGTCTCCGAGGCCGCtggcgagcttgcgcacaGCACAGAGCTTGTGCAGCGCTTTGCGACGCTGGTGCGCCGTATTTGGAACCCTCATGGCTTCAAAGGCCAAGTGTCGCCGCATGAATTCCTGCAAGAAGTTGCGAATGCAAGCCAAGGGCGCTTCAAGCTGACCGAGCAGGGTGACCCGGTCGAGTTCCTTGGCTGGCTGCTGAACCGACTGCACATGGACCTGGCCGGAAGTGCGTctgccgcgcgcaagcgccccACGATCATTACGCGCTGCTTCcagggcggcgtgcgtgtcgaGTCGCAAAATGTCATTGTGCGCACTggcctcgaggacgaggttGTGGACAAGCTGGAccacgacggccgccgcagcggcggaCAGCAGGACGAGAGCGGCAGGGCCAAGTTTAACATCAACAAAGAAATTAAGGTGGACGTCTCGCCGTTCCTGCTGCTGGCCATTGATCTCCCCCCGGCCCCCGTCTTCCAGGACGTGGCCGAGGAGAACATTATTCCGCAGGTGCCCATTTCGCATGTGCTGGCCAAGTATGATGGCGAGACGTTCCAAGAGAGCAACGGCGTGATCCGGCGGTACCACCTGACCAAGCTCCCTCCCTACCTCATTCTGCACTACCGCCGCTTTACCAAGAACCGCTTCGTGGAGGAGCGGAATCCGACGATTGTCAACTTTCCCACGGTCGGCTTGGACCTGCGCGACTATGtgcaagcgccgccgcccgatgAGCCTACGATCGGTACCGTGTACAACCTCCTGAGCAACATTACACACGAGGCGACGCCCGGCACGGTCCGCGAGAACAGTGTATGGCACTCGCAAGTGCACACACGTACGGATGGCGCGACCGATGCCAAAGAGGCGGCGCCTGGAGAAGAGCGCTGGTTCCAGATGCAGGACTTGATTGTCGAGGACGTCAACAAGCAGATGCTCTTCCTCGGCGAGTCGTACATCCAGATCTGGgagcgcgctggcgccgtacccgaggtcgagcgcgacgcgcagcgcctcgttctGCCGCGGCAAAAGCATAGCGCCAGTAAAAAGGTGTAG
- a CDS encoding aspartyl aminopeptidase (MEROPS:MER0015303; COG:E; EggNog:ENOG503NWB8), with protein sequence MALSLVSGPAVPAAALRFMKYVEASPTPFHATATSVAMLEKAGFVQLHESQSWDNKVELGGRYKRNQSSLVAFAIGQQYRPGNGVHMVGGHTDSPNLRVRPVSKRSKEGYLQCSVETYGGGLWATWFDRDLSLAGRVIVSTSDTHAKFVSRLVHIRRPLLRVPTLAIHLNRTQNDAFKFNQEDNLQPIFGLADALNSSAEPSAAVGTPTMSQKHHPVLLQLLSEELGCPVSHIQDFELSLFDTQPPAAGGLNNEFVFSPRVDNQMTCFCATEALIDSVEKAGALSDASSIRAIALFDNEEVGSVSYQGAESNLVWSMVHRLAALAVRGATVSTNQQALFDQSLARSFLISSDTAHAVHPNFASIHEDNLRPKLNAGPVIKTNAKQRYASTAVTTFLLRRVAKRAGVPLQEFEVRNDCACGSTIGPMLSKSVRTVDLGNPQLSMHSIREVCGSEDVEHKIKLFTEYFQSFDKVDEELTVD encoded by the exons ATGGCCCTGTCTCTGGTCTCTGGCCCTGCGGTGcccgctgcggcgctgcgtttCATGAAGTATGTCGAGGCAAGCCCCACGCCGTTCCatgcgacggcgacgagcgtcgcgatgcTCGAGAAGGCTGGGTTCGTCCAGCTGCACGAGAGCCAGTCGTGGGACAACAAGgtggagctcggcggccg CTATAAGCGCAACCAGTCGTCGCTCGTCGCGTTTGCCATCGGCCAGCAGTACCGCCCGGGCAATGGTGTGCACATGGTCGGCGGCCACACCGACTCGCCGAATCTCCGTGTGCGTCCGGTGTCGAAGCGCAGCAAGGAGGGCTACCTGCAGTGCTCTGTCGAGAcgtacggcggcggcctgtGGGCGACGTGGTTCGACCGTGACCTGAGTCTCGCGGGCCGCGTGATTGTGTCGACGTCCGACACGCATGCCAAGTTTGTGTcgcgcctcgtgcacatccgccgcccgctgctgcgtgtgcCGACGCTGGCCATCCACCTGAACCGCACGCAGAACGACGCGTTCAAGTTCAACCAGGAGGACAACCTGCAGCCGATCTTTggcctcgccgatgcgctcaACTCGTCCGCggagccgagcgcggcggtcggcacgccgaccaTGAGCCAAAAACACCACCCGGTGCTCCTCCAGCTGCTTTCGGAAGAGCTCGGATGCCCCGTGAGCCACATTCAAGACTTTGAGCTGAGTCTCTTTGACACGCAGCCTcctgcggccggcggcctgAACAACGAGTTTGTCTTttcgccgcgcgtcgacaACCAAATGACGTGCTTCTgtgcgaccgaggcgctgatcGACAGTGTGGAAAAGGCCGGTGCGCTCAGCGATGCGTCGTCCATCCGCGCCATTGCGCTCTTTGATAACGAAGAGGTGGGCTCGGTGTCGTACCAAGGCGCCGAGAGTAACCTCGTCTGGAGCATGGTGCACCGTCTagcggcgcttgccgtgcgtggcgcgacTGTCTCGACGAAccagcaggcgctcttTGATCAGAGTCTTGCACGCTCGTTCCTCATCTCGTCGGacacggcgcacgccgtgcacCCCAACTTTGCCTCGATCCACGAGGACAATTTGCGCCCCAAGCTCAATGCGGGCCCGGTGATCAAGACCAACGCCAAGCAGCGCTacgcgtcgacggcggTGACCACCTTtttgctgcgccgcgtcgccaaGCGCGCGGGTGTGCCGCTGCAAGAGTTCGAGGTGCGTAACGACTGTGCGTGCGGCAGCACCATCGGCCCGATGCTCTCcaagagcgtgcgcacggtcgacctcggcaaTCCCCAGCTGAGCATGCACTCGATCCGCGAGGTGTGTGGCTCGGAGGACGTCGAGCACAAAATCAAGCTCTTTACGGAGTACTTCCAGTCGTtcgacaaggtcgacgaggagcttACAGTGGATTAG
- a CDS encoding uncharacterized protein (COG:K; EggNog:ENOG503P8AZ) — MDAAGASAESTPRDAGAAQDDAARRTSDGGAPAPAAPAAAPAPSAPSTAQNTVPASNVYSVPRVPSGSVAYSGPGLRTPTVPHSAYPRPAPTAQARPWPPPPGTVLNRVGVPPTYTPPPHAAPYVPRPPGTYGPPRPPAPQPPKKPKPSSHANRAKNVALSALTGGSIGMAGQDVPPPGFLTAGGGARKVLPELVLPFALPTTGAADDEESEPLEKSLVLLQALRQTRMMHMLQVLPPFSHRQRSGIEHFDLVPRALLQGIDPHKPHTLMPLGRADVRVGPMVYYGVRFWELRASVSPNYAKPRPKEKPRYGMVQYPASVRPPPGEGYIRSHEGPPNPGPSNIPPRPNPPRPLDAGFLARLQQRAEHDTHLQNLLQLARTGQLPESALPQLNAIIASLMVPPPARPEENGPPVVLVEFPENPSINFVLPLWHMAVERRRNVGARRGYSVLLSFFLPAIGSKAAGDSGLSEAEHMDRGMLFDASLRPKEETSTPAPETPPTPAPAPDTTPDSAKRGGRTKRPKPKKEAAPEPAHPQRGHELYPATWYLRADTGIDERLWDCLGRVPGCVTSEPGRERQWASSTDREVHATLQESFAARFKTVPPTRPLPHTVAKASIPQGLEDHVCDRYAMRIQSSATRPQPKRKVATLSDTKDTSRPSRIEHVPRNYFAEDGEARPKRKRHVATHNPDGSIKSCGACGKTKTPMWRRGPKGPSQLCNACGAKWKAGRLVVPEAPPPPILDDTLPVRRIAQPTVPPAAATPLPPPSVAARPPP, encoded by the exons ATGGACGCCGCGGGTGCGAGTGCGgagagcacgccgcgtgaCGCGGGTGCGGCACAGGACGatgccgcacgccgcacaaGTGATGGCggggcgcctgcgccggcagccccggccgcagcgcccgcgccgagcgcgccaagcacCGCCCAAAATACGGTGCCCGCCTCGAATGTATAtagcgtgccgcgcgtgccgagcgggAGCGTCGCGTACAGCGGCCCTGGCCTGCGGACGCCGACGGTGCCGCACTCTGCGTACCCCCGCCCGGCGCCAACTGCCCAGGCCCGGCcgtggccgccgccgccgggcaCGGTGCTGaaccgcgtcggcgtgccgccaacgtacacgccgccgccgcatgcCGCGCCGTACGTGCCCCGCCCGCCTGGGACATATGGCCCGCCACGCCCGCCGGCACCGCAGCCGCCCAAGAAGCCCAAACCGTCGTCGCACGCAAACCGTGCCAAGAACGTCGCGCTGTCGGCTCTCACAGGCGGCAGTATCGGCATGGCCGGCCAGGATgtgccgccgcctggcTTTCTCACTGCTggtggcggcgcacgcaaaGTGCTGCCCGAGCTTGTGCTCCCGTTTGCGCTGCCGACGACcggtgccgccgacgacgaagagaGCGAGCCGCTAGAAAAGAG TCTCGTGCTCCTACAGGCCCTGCGCCAGACGCGCATGATGCACATGCTGCAAGTTCTGCCGCCCTTTAGCCACCGCCAGCGGTCCGGGATCGAGCACTTTGAtctcgtgccgcgcgcgctgctccaaGGCATCGATCCGCACAAGCCACATACCCTGATGCCCCTTGGGCGCGCAGACGTGCGTGTGGGGCCCATGGTATACTATGGCGTGCGTTTCTGGGAGCTGCGTGCAAGCGTATCGCCGAACTATGCCAAGCCGCGACCAAAGGAAAAGCCTCGGTACGGAATGGTGCAATACCctgcgtcggtgcgcccgccgccgggcgaggGGTACATTCGGTCGCACGAGGG CCCGCCCAACCCTGGTCCCTCCAATATACCCCCACGCCCTAATCCCCCGCGCCCCCTTGATGCTGGcttcctcgcgcgcctgcagcagcgtgcggagcACGATACACACCTGCAAAACCTCTTGCAGCTCGCACGCACCGGCCAGCTGCCCGagtcggcgctgccgcagctCAATGCAATTATTGCGTCGCTCATGGTCCCTCCGCCGGCCAGGCCGGAAGAAAATGGGCCGCcggtcgtgctcgtcgagttCCCCGAGAACCCCAGCATCAACTTTGTGCTGCCCCTGTGGCACatggccgtcgagcgccgccgcaacGTCGGTGCTCGCCGGGGCTACAGCGTCCTGCTCAGCTTCTTCCTGCCGGCCATCGGCTCAAAAGCGGCAGGCGATAGCGGCTTgagcgaggccgagcacaTGGACCGCGGCATGCTCTTtgacgcgtcgctgcgcccgaAAGAAGAGACGTCTACCCCGGCTCCCGAGACGCCGCCtacgccggcgccggcgcccgacACAACTCCCGACTCCGCCAAGCGGGGCGGCCGCACAAAACGCCCCAAGCCCAAAAAGGAGGCCGCGCCCGAACCGGCGCATCCCCAGCGTGGCCACGAGCTCTATCCGGCGACATGGTACCTTCGTGCAGACACGGgcatcgacgagcgcctctgGGATTGCCTTGGCCGCGTCCCCGGCTGCGTCACGAGCGAGCccgggcgcgagcggcagtgggcgtcgagcaccgacCGCGAAGTGCACGCCACGTTGCAAGAGTCGttcgccgcgcgcttcaAGACGGTGCCTCCGACGCGCCCCCTGCCACACACGGTCGCCAAAGCGTCGATTCCCCAGGGGCTCGAGGACCACGTGTGCGACCGCTACGCGATGCGCATCCAGTCGAGTGCGACGCGTCCCCAGCCGAAGCGCAAGGTCGCGACGCTGTCGGATACCAAAGACACTTCGCGGCCGTCCCGCATCGAGCACGTTCCCCGCAACTATTTTGCCGAGGACGGCGAGGCACGTCCCAAGCGTAAGCGCCATGTCGCGACGCACAACCCCGACGGGAGCATCaagagctgcggcgcatgcggcaAGACCAAGACGCCCATGTGGCGCCGTGGCCCCAAAGGGCCGTCGCAGCTGTGCAatgcgtgcggcgccaAGTGGAAGGCCGGGCGCTTGGTCGTCCCcgaagcgccgccgccgccgatcctcgacgacacgctcccggtgcgccgcatcgcgcagccAACCGTCCCCCCGGCCGCTGccacgccgctgccgccgcccagcgtcgctgcacggccgcctCCGTAG
- a CDS encoding uncharacterized protein (EggNog:ENOG503P69S; COG:S) yields MKVVPGAMPAARMRFSACARYSTGARRYIAPQELERVAKRLGHALDERLHDALTMYLRTSRDARMRRTASTALASLAQREELDAPLVSLALAAKLAVSDGRVLDILNELQEAHPAWKPTAADYTHLLHTLCRQRDADALLVWDTMRAEGIHIPMNAVNATIATALVHAPMERVRTLLDEAGGIYALDKVGCTSLLQGLCHRYADAEDRSEVYPDTLDGPTLDELHAVALRLHALLQDTNDGVGWHAYLTYVGLCDGPSAATDAAAELVRARTLVPDAWTLSTLALCHAHHAPPQSCDEALECLDMLERAIHIRPGRYVVAMMIQCILGHAVRIGTRRVRATPDPGQTVEAQALYQEARTLYNLRPDAALVHPLIEAHCNAFVPAIDAAYALLRDLLPPPRSLLDRWKKPPAPLTDLGTFYPIVMACARLHDIPRALALLKQMDNIAIPPHVATTLVLRLWEVCMTFDEAWQVYQAVHAIGQLDEGSYAQLVAACCRLHLYEDPEKEPCSVPPVYPLQILGDMRAAKLHPPPKTYTVLLDYYAKSPRATLAGVHATHELIKRDVHLEPDLVLINTLMNAYSHVDAPAHVLGIWDRLVVLCTNADKLAFMDEVSLVVVLDACGHAGLLSAARRALDTARQLERGRGVLVGKDAQDAWIECLARCGRMAEAIDVVFGMPPELPDQKTLETLLRFGASARQRGALSNEMWTALRERIARTFPAHYPHVAHIA; encoded by the coding sequence ATGAAGGTCGTGCCCGGGGCCatgccggccgcgcgcatgcgcttTTCCGCGTGTGCGCGGTACAGCACAggggcgcggcggtacATTGCGCCACAAGagctggagcgcgtcgccaagcgcctcggtcatgcgctcgacgagagGTTGCACGATGCACTCACCATGTACCTGCGCACttcgcgcgacgcacgtaTGCGGCGTACGGCGAGCACAGCGCTCGCAtcgctggcgcagcgcgaggaactcgatgcgccgctcgtctcgCTTGCGCTGGCGGCCAAGCTTGCGGTGAGCGACGGCCGTGTCCTCGATATTCTCAACGAgctgcaagaggcgcaCCCGGCGTGGAagccgacggccgccgactATACCCATTTGCTACATACGCTATGCCGCCAGCGCGATGCAGATGCGCTTCTTGTGTGGGACACGATGCGTGCAGAAGGCATCCATATCCCGATGAATGCCGTGAATGCGACGATTGCCACGGCGCTTGTGCATGCGCCGATGGAGCGTGTACGCACACttctcgacgaggccgggGGCATTtatgcgctcgacaaggtTGGGTGCACGTCGCTCCTCCAGGGCCTGTGCCACCGCTACGCAGACGCGGAGGACAGGAGCGAAGTCTACCCAGACACACTCGACGGcccgacgctcgacgaacTGCATGCGGTCGCCTTGCGCCTCCATGCACTCCTCCAAGATACCAATGATGGCGTCGGCTGGCACGCGTACCTGACATACGTCGGCCTATGCGACGGCCCATCGGCTGCGACCGACGCAGCGGCGGAGCTAGTCCGTGCGCGAACGCTCGTTCCCGACGCATGGACGCTGTCGACGCTTGCGCTGTGTCACGCCCACCATGCGCCGCCCCAGTCgtgcgacgaggcgctggaaTGCCTCGATatgctcgagcgtgcaATCCATATCCGCCCTGGGCGCTACGTTGTCGCCATGATGATCCAGTGTATTCTCGGCCATgcggtgcgcatcggcacacggcgcgtgcgtgccaCGCCGGATCCCGGCCAGACGGTCGAGGCCCAGGCACTGTACCAAGAAGCGCGCACCCTGTACAATCTCCGccccgacgcggcgctggtgcaTCCGCTGATCGAGGCACACTGCAACGCATTTGTGCCGGCGATTGACGCGGCGTACGcactgctgcgcgacctgctTCCTCCCCCACGCTCGCTGCTGGACCGCTGGAAAaagccgcctgcgccgctgaCGGATCTCGGCACGTTTTATCCGATCGTCATGGCGTGTGCCCGTCTGCACGATATCCCCCGCgcccttgcgctgctgaaGCAGATGGACAACATTGCGATTCCACCCCATGTGGCCACGACGCTTGTGCTGCGCCTATGGGAGGTATGCATGACCTTTGACGAGGCTTGGCAGGTCTACCAGGCCGTGCATGCGATCGGTCAGCTTGACGAGGGCTCGtacgcgcagctcgtcgcggcgtgctgccgTCTGCACCTGTACGAGGACCCTGAGAAGGAGCCATGCAGTGTTCCGCCTGTGTATCCGTTGCAGATCCTCGGCGACATGCGTGCGGCCAAGCTGCATCCCCCGCCCAAGACGTATACGGTACTGCTCGACTACTATGCCAAGtcgcctcgggcgacgcTCGCTGGCGTCCATGCGACGCACGAGCTGATCAAGCGCGACGTCCACCTCGAGCCGGACCTGGTCTTGATCAACACGCTGATGAATGCGTACAgccacgtcgacgcgcccgcACACGTCCTCGGCATATGGGACCGCCTCGTGGTGCTGTGCACAAATGCAGACAAGCTCGCGTTTATGGACGAAGTGAGCCTCGTcgtggtgctcgacgcgtgcggCCACGCTGGCCTGCTGAGtgccgcacgccgtgcgctcgacacggcgcggcagctTGAGCgggggcgcggcgtgctcgtcggcaaagacgcgcaggacgcgtgGATCGAGTGTCTGGCGCGGTGCGGGCgcatggccgaggcgatcgacgTCGTGTTTGGCATGCCCCCCGAGCTGCCCGACCAAaagacgctcgagacgctgctgcgttttggcgcttcggcgcggcagcgtggCGCGCTCTCGAACGAGATGTggacggcgctgcgcgagcgcatagCGCGCACGTTCCCTGCGCACTATCCCCACGTAGCGCATATCGCGTAA
- a CDS encoding uncharacterized protein (COG:J; BUSCO:EOG092653O3; EggNog:ENOG503NYXY) — MSEAPLVLPGQPLNLPPRSNVGAGAGTYSIGEYLVASRVGHAEHNLDDPARRRSGANAIAKVTGTKPPLVLPEPESTIIGRVTRVTPRQATVSILVVNDIPCGGALGHGAGARGNHAAGEGIDGTDFQGVIRAQDVRSTEKDSVVLKECFRPGDIIRATVISLGDARSYYLSTAGNHLGVVHATSSDTSASDGWAPSGRAMQPVSWKEMTDPVTGATEQRKVAKPEWV; from the exons ATGAGCGAAGCGCCGCTGGTCCTGCCAGGCCAGCCGCTGAATCTTCCGCCGCGGTCCAACGTCGGGGCGGGCGCCGGAACGTACTCGATCGGCGAGTACCTCGTTGCGAGCCGCGTGGGACATGCCGAACACAATCTCGACGaccctgcgcggcggcgcagcggtgCAAACGCAATCGCCAAGGTGACGGGCACCAAGCCTCCGCTCGTCCTTCCCGAGCCGGAAAGCACG ATCATTGGGCGCGTGACGCGTGTgacgccgcggcaggcgACCGTGTCGATCCTCGTCGTGAACGATATcccgtgcggcggcgcgctcggccacggcgccggcgcgcgtggcAACCATGCGGCCGGCGAAGGCATCGACGGCACCGACTTCCAGGGCGTGATCCGCGCGCaggacgtgcgcagcacggaAAAAGACTCGGTCGTGCTCAAAGAGTGCTTCCGCCCAGGCGACATTATCCGCGCCACGGTCATTTCGCTCGGCGATGCTCGCTCGTACTACCTGTCGACGGCCGGCAACCATCTCGGTGTCGTGCACGCGACAAGCAGTgacacgagcgcgtccgaTGGCTGGGCGCCGTCTGGACGTGCAATGCAGCCGGTAAGCTGGAAGGAGATGACCGATCCGGTCACTGGCGCgaccgagcagcgcaaggtcgcCAAGCCCGAGTGGGTGTAG
- the LTV1 gene encoding Protein ltv1 (BUSCO:EOG09262VVF; EggNog:ENOG503P01A; COG:S), which translates to MPPKSKWRQPDAVHFQVVHRSQRDADPEAGPHVLKPFRPLNEQKGKTRADLAREDPALAESSKSRSNVGEAALYGVYYDDTDYDYMQHLRPMNDAENSKHGGVDEEDDTDAVWVPSAVQPKDRAPKSFALKEEKEQEPTLMLPASAFASNETPLEYSSPYDVDPSLQGLQPDMDPHLRQTLEALDDEEFVDDDLGDDFFGGLIQEGQWDGKRDAADTWRDEAPEGDAIWLDPVQRALREREEAEKDGKELSLEARIALFKHNQAQATSDDELSDAETAEARDQLGGLPAAMPKAMRAPGSVSSTGSALGKSGRPGALARRAASTKAGSVGGGSTVWSMSSSAMFRNQGLTDLDDRFDRVLRKYGVETGDGDLDALAEEEDEEEEELDHDMVEQMTRGDFDKIMDEFLDKHEVVAGKMRPVLGDRTTTADEKLEMIRKGLGEVRITDNGQDVDSPASENPFLNPSIIGADREQWDVQTVQTTKTNLENHPRTIAAAESVAPTASRAPTVIGARARMLEADEKRIPKIKIHPRTGVPQIVGYTVAQKDKKAQEPAEPTESTQEPEAELSDSDSDERPALPHKRDRNESKEARRARKEAVKLEKQTRRADKSATKKSFADERKRQLHAAQRQHEATGGQAAAHLA; encoded by the exons ATGCCGCCCAAGAGCAAGTGGCGCCAgccggacgcggtgcaCTTCCAGGTGGTGCACCGCTCGCAGCGTGACGCCGATCCGGAAGCGGGACCCCATGTTTTGAAACCATTCCGGCCTCTGAACGAGCAAAAG GGAAAAACGCGTGCCgatctcgcgcgcgaggatccggcgctggccgagaGCAGCAAATCGCGCAGCAatgtcggcgaggcggcgctgtaTGGCGTGTACTATGATGATACCGACTATGACTATATGCAGCATCTGCGTCCGATGAACGATGCTGAGAATAGCAAgcacggcggcgtcgacgaggaggacgacaCGGATGCCGTGTGGGTCCCGTCGGCGGTCCAGCCCAAGGACCGTGCGCCAAAGAGCTTCGCATTAAAGGAGGAGAAGGAGCAGGAGCCGACGCTCATGCTGCCTGCGTCTGCGTTTGCATCGAACGAGACGCCGCTGGAATACTCGTCGCCATACGACGTCGACCCATCGCTGCAAGGCCTGCAGCCCGACATGGACCCCCACCTGCgccagacgctcgaggcgctggacgacgaggagttTGTCGACGACGATCTCGGTGACGACTTCTTTGGCGGCCTGATCCAGGAAGGCCAGTGGGACGGCAagcgcgatgcggccgATACGTGGCGCGACGAAGCGCCGGAAGGCGACGCCATCTGGCTCGATCCGGtccagcgtgcgctgcgtgagcgcgaAGAGGCCGAGAAAGATGGCAAGGAGCTCAgtctcgaggcgcgtaTTGCGCTCTTTAAGCATAACCAGGCCCAGGCGAcgtccgacgacgagctctcGGACGCAGAGACGGcggaggcgcgcgaccagctcggcggcctgccCGCCGCGATGCCCAAGGCGATGCGTGCCCCCGGCTCCGTCTCGTCCaccggctcggcgctcggcaagtcGGGGCGCCcaggcgcgctggcgcgccgtgccgcgtCGACAAAGGCGGGGAGCGTCGGCGGTGGCTCGACGGTGTGGTCGatgagctcgtcggcaatGTTCCGCAACCAGGGCCTGacggacctcgacgaccgcttcgaccgcgtcctgcgcaagtacggcgtcgagacgggcgacggcgatctcgatgcgctcgcggaggaagaggacgaagaggaggaagagCTCGATCACGACATGGTCGAGCAGATGACGCGCGGCGACTTTGACAAGATCATGGACGAGTTCCTCGACAAGCACGAGGTCGTTGCCGGCAAGATGCggccggtgctcggcgaccgcacgacgaccgccgACGAGAAGCTCGAGATGATCCGCAAGGGTCTCGGCGAAGTGCGCATCACCGACAATGGCCAGGACGTCGACTCGCCTGCGTCCGAGAACCCCTTCTTGAATCCCAGCATTATCGGCGCGGACCGCGAGCAGTGGGACGTGCAGACGGTCCAGACGACCAAGACCAACCTCGAGAACCACCCGCGGACGATTGCAGCGGccgagagcgtcgcgccgaccgcgtcgcgtgcgccgaccGTGATcggggcgcgtgcgcgcatgctcgaggcggacgagaAGCGCATTCCCAAGATCAAGATCCATCCCCGTACCGGCGTGCCCCAGATTGTCGGCTACACGGTTGCGCAAAAGGACAAAAAGGCCCAGGAGCCTGCCGAGCCTACCGAATCTACACaagagcccgaggcggagctgtcagactcggactcggacgagcGAC CCGCCCTTCCCCACAAGCGCGACCGGAACGAGTCcaaagaggcgcggcgcgcccggaAAGAAGCCGTCAAGCTCGAAAAGCAgacacgccgcgcggaCAAGTCCGCCACGAAAAAGTCctttgccgacgagcgcaagcgccagctgcacgccgcgcagcggcagcaCGAGGCGACCGGCGGCCAAGCCGCAGCGCACCTCGCGTAG